In one window of Sciurus carolinensis chromosome X, mSciCar1.2, whole genome shotgun sequence DNA:
- the Foxp3 gene encoding forkhead box protein P3 yields MCDSFSLCPCSLPLDKDSMPNPRPAKPSAPSLALGPSPGASPSWRAAPKTSDLLGARGPGGNFQGRELRSGIHASSSSSLNPLQTSQLQLPTVPLVMVAPSGARLGPSPHLQALLQDRPHFMHQLSTVDAHARTPVLQVRPLESPAMISLPPPTATTGVFSLKARPGLPPGINVANLEWVSREPALLCTFPSPGTPRKDSTLLAAPQGSYPLLANGVCKWPGCEKVFKEPEEFLKHCQADHLLDEKGRAQCLLQREVVQTLEQQLVLEKEKLGAMQAHLAGKMALTKAPAAASSDKGSCCMVATGTQGSVAPAWPSPQEASDSLFAVRRHLWGSHGNSSFPEFFHNMDYFKFHNMRPPFTYATLIRWAILEAPEKQRTLNEIYHWFTRMFAFFRNHPATWKNAIRHNLSLHKCFVRVESEKGAVWTVDEFEFRKKRSQRPSRCSNPTPGP; encoded by the exons ATGTGTGACTCCTTCTCACTATGTCCCTGCAGCCTGCCCTTGGACAAGGACTCAATGCCCAACCCCAGGCCAGCCAAGCCCTCCGCCCCTTCCTTGGCCCTTGGCCCATCCCCTGGAGCCTCGCCCAGCTGGAGGGCTGCACCCAAGACTTCAGACCTCCTGGGAGCCAGGGGCCCAGGAGGAAACTTCCAGGGCCGGGAACTCCGAAGTGGGATccatgcctcttcctcctcctccttgaacCCCCTGCAAACATCTCAGCTGCAG CTGCCCACAGTGCCCCTAGTCATGGTGGCACCCTCTGGAGCAAGGTTGGGCCCCTCGCCACACTTGCAGGCACTTCTCCAGGACAGGCCACATTTTATGCATCAG CTCTCCACAGTGGATGCCCACGCCCGGACCCCTGTGCTACAAGTGCGCCCACTGGAAAGCCCAGCCATGATCAGCCTTCCACCACCCACCGCCACCACTGGGGTCTTCTCTCTCAAGGCCCGGCCTGGCCTACCACCCG GGATCAACGTGGCCAACCTGGAGTGGGTGTCCAGGGAGCCAGCCTTGCTCTGCACCTTCCCAAGCCCTGGCACACCCAGGAAGGACAG CACCCTTTTAGCTGCACCCCAGGGTTCCTACCCACTACTGGCAAATGGTGTCTGCAAGTGGCCTGGATGCGAGAAGGTCTTCAAGGAGCCAGAAGAGTTCCTCAA GCACTGCCAGGCAGACCACCTCTTGGATGAGAAGGGAAGGGCACAGTGTCTCCTCCAGAGAGAGGTGGTGCAGACTCTGGAGCAGCAG CTGGTGTTGGAGAAGGAGAAACTGGGCGCTATGCAGGCCCACCTGGCCGGAAAAATGGCACTGACCAAGGCTCCAGCTGCG GCATCTTCTGACAAGGGCTCCTGCTGCATGGTAGCCACTGGCACCCAGGGAAGTGTTGCCCCAGCCTGGCCCAGCCCTCAGGAGGCCTCTGACAGCCTGTTTGCAGTGCGGAGGCACCTCTGGGGCAGCCACGGAAACAGCTCCTTCCCAG AGTTCTTCCACAACATGGACTACTTCAAGTTCCACAACATGCGGCCCCCTTTCACCTATGCCACCCTCATCCGCTGG GCCATCCTGGAAGCTCCCGAGAAGCAGCGGACACTCAATGAAATCTACCACTGGTTCACACGCATGTTCGCCTTCTTCAGAAACCACCCTGCCACCTGGAAG AATGCCATCCGCCACAACCTGAGCCTGCACAAGTGCTTCGTTCGGGTGGAGAGTGAGAAGGGGGCTGTGTGGACCGTGGATGAGTTTGAGTTCCGCAAGAAAAGGAGTCAGCGGCCCAGCAGGTGCTCCAACCCTACCCCCGGCCCCTGA